The Nicotiana sylvestris chromosome 6, ASM39365v2, whole genome shotgun sequence genomic sequence TAATTATGCAACTATttaagccccacggtgggcgccaaactgtttacccataAAATGGTATAGTTGAATTTGTTACGTGATTTATAGGTAAGAGAACTGATTTGAtccaaaaatgataaataaattagatTAAAAATAAGACTTAACATTAAAATCGAAGGAAACGACAAGCCTGACTCCAGGAGCGAAGATTCTGAGGACTGAAAAAAGAACAATATGAAAAAACAAGTAAAGTTATTTTTTTTAGCTTGAGAATAGAATGTGCATAAATTTTGCCAAGAATTTCGTGTCTTActgatgttttagacttcaataccacacaagaggggggtgatttgtgtggtacccaattttcgcttaacttgattataaaatgacctggttcttctatgtattCCAACTACTACTATTGCGGAATGATAagtgcagaaaataaagaaaacagagatttttacatggaaaacacctggcgcaaaaggtgaaaaaaccacgacctgctacttagtaggattttcccaaacttccactaaaatcataAGCCAAatactgcatttacaaaaactcttttgtaaacataggattaactctaatcccgttgtgtcacacaacctcaactattgcgacaacttcaagttaactctaacttgaacactctaagtacctaacacaattgcttctataaaagctgaaaggtacaatgtaaaatcacctactacaattgaactagaataaaagatagacacttggaactggttcttctatctagtTCAAATAGtttcaggattgcacgcttgaatcacacataaattgcttgcaaaattgacttgctatttttctctcaattcaagtttaacttctgcttatgtacattacctgtaaaagagaacaacactgatatttaaggggttagtaattagagattgactgggataGAGATGCTACTTTTCTatggtagaagagttctagttgatctcatactctaactctatcctcttcctaaactgtgttctcttcgtgtaaggagtctttctctccttttccaatatgcaaccttttcgatcagatcaggagatattacttctgataagttagatttatatccttcacgtgcatctcacatgcttgGGTTGATCACggctgtgcttcacaagatggacttggtccatgtctgagttcgtTTGTctgtcttcaaaacttcacatttacttTTGCCAACAAAtgccccctttttgatgatgacaaactctatgTTTTTTACTCATTTAGaccctgtaagaactcagcttaaccaccaatacaaagtttagaaaaattcacttatcatcaaggcccaggttaattaggttataaatatcacttattcagaatatgTAAAGCATAATATCTCTTCCCCTTTTGGAACCATCGAAAAATTGCATAAacaaagtgtgagtcccagattttaataagtactcatggccactagggCAACAGCAAGTGCAATCATAGATTAATCATCAGtatcaagcaaacatatttaaactatcaaggaaatattaACATTCAACAAGAGCaaaaaaacagtagatatcattgatagaagatatgttgctaccataatccacaaccagaaagcaaaaatattcaaaacatgagcaaaaagaaagaaaaatccctaatccgggtcactgaaggtactagacaggttcaggagataaaggctagaattcctaaggcttgggggagctagaggattggttttgggcttggagaagattcagcatattgtgaagaatcgcatcattcttctccttttccttggtaagctcagttctgagagcatccctcACAAATTCAATCTCTGCTAAGCGATCCttcagcctagctatctcagcatccttggccTCACTTTCCTGAACAATAGCCCTGACTTTACTGTTGATAggtgtcttcttggatgaaccaggttcatttggaATGGCATTGACTAAATAGTCACAAGCAAGCACAGTATTAATGCCAAAGTAGTCCTTGCTTGCATCCATTTTCtatttcttcagaggcacattgcACCTATTCAGAACTGTAGTAAGAATAAAGCCATAGGAGGtggcatgagccttggagccattgataaccctgtccagtagcttgatgatgaatgcaAGCCAGTtaatttgccttccactttcaagACACTCCATCAGAACTAGGTCCATATAATTTTCAATATGCCTTCTCTCCTGCCTgggcagtaggcacttgttgacaaactcgaAAATGACTTTGTGATGTGGCTTCATCTCACTCTTGTGCACAAACTTGTCCTCATTCACTTCTTTAACATCACAGAATCTCCTGCAGGAGGAAGGGAATCCAGACTTGGCCATCTCTGCCtggtgtagtcatcatatccctcagCAGGGATGTCTAAAATCTCTCTGAGCTTCTCTTCATCAAATGCCACTTGAACTCCTTTGACTTTGCTTGTAACTATGCCATCTTTAACCTCAGCATTCaccatgaattcaatgatttcattTCTGGCCAATCTCctatccatctgaaggaccatgtccttccagcccTGAGTAGCTAAGGTGTCAACCAAATGAACCATTCCTAGTTCCATCAAATCTTTCAGCAATCGTCccttcaaaattttccttttgccaaaCTTGGCCAGCTTGTCTTGTTCAACATCagactcactttcttcttcaccactccattcctcatcttcaAAAATTCTAACTTGTTTGCTTTTCACTGtagaccttgtcctcttggccaatgaaggttcagcagccttagacacgattgaagacttcttggaagaagtcttggactttttgggcttgggggtctgaacctccattGTTGTATGGTCCTCCTGATGGATCTATTCCATCTCCTCAATATCAACAGATTTTGAGGACTCTGCAACcttaccttttcttttatccatcCTCTTCTTCTTACTTTCAACCAAAGCCTTTTGTAGGTTACTCTCACTCTGtttcaccctgcttcttgtggctcttcccttTGGCAAGGGAGTTTCAGTAGTTGTTAGGGAGGACGCCTTTCGTTTCTTGGAAGGTTTAGCAGCACTGGGGgttctccttttctttgtatCATACTGGCACCTACTTTCTTTATaaggtctgctagggtctcttcaatggatgaaccaggttcatctctcTGTGAACATAGATTAACCAACCCTTCAACAGCTTCCCCAGAACCACTCCCCCCTGACTTCTTGCCACTTTCTTCCACAGTTACCCCACAGATAGCTGGTAACGGCAATTTAGAATTGGGTGAAGAACCAATCActtctttcccttttcccctcacaTCATCACatacaccctctctctctttttctttttcaattttctttttaccTCAACTCCTTCCCAATTAAGGCATTTCTGCATCCCTAACAGGTCCAACCAAAAATAAacctattttttaaattttcagccAAAGCAGAACTTACCTCAAAAAGGGGATTTTGTGTCTTCCCAAAGTCAGATGGCCCAGGTCCTTCCCCCTCACTCGCATATTTGAATGAATCATCTAAGTTCTCAGAATCTTGGGCTTGGGCAGTCTTTAATTGTGCGTTTAATTTCTTTGACAATGCACCTGAGGCTACAGTTTTTCGTGCTAGCATTATAACATGTCTTTTCTTAGGCTGGGGGTTTGTATTGGGTGGAGGGGGTATGGAGGGGGTATGGAGGAACCAGAAGGGGATGGTGGTGGAGGAGTCCCTGAGTTATCTTGAGGGTTCGACATTTTAGCTGATGGCTTGAGAGAGTTTTTGAATTAAGCATTTggagtgaaaaagaatttttgACGGTTTAGAATAATGAGGGTGGCAGAAGGTAATAATGGGTATTTTAAGAGAAAGGGTCATTTAATGGATCACGATAGTTTTAGcagtcaattagaggtctaatcaacctgaaattgcaGGTTGAACGAATGGTTaggcttccctagattttaggcaactTTTGTGCTGAGAATTCTAATGAGGACGAAACTGGTTCAAAAACAAACGGATAGGATTTTCTAATGTGTTGAACAATGGTAGGACtttgctcatgatttaaatatttatatttctaattgtgcagagtatagaataCATACCTTGTCATGCATATGAACCAATActaatgaaccaggttcttcttttaaaattctcttgatcatgcctcaatttaccacaatagagaaaattttgttagagatcagtgagtcatattaacacatgtcacaggagtatactatttatagtatgaagctgagtaaagattaatctagatatttacacaagttttagatttcctagccaattttttttcttttttttcctcaatttttttttcattgtgcaatCTAAACTGgtcccattaggtgatcttaatcatccctaattctaacctATTCCTTTCAAAGCTTTCTCTACTTACTGCTTTAGTAAAGATatcagcaatttgtttatcagtatcACAGAATTCTATGgtgatcaatcctttctcatagttgtcccttaagaagtgatgtctaacatctatgtgcttagtcctcttatgatgaactgggttctttgtcatacttatagcattagtgttatcacaaaaaataggaatgcaaccaacttcaatgccaaaatctatcagTTGCTGTTTGATCcacagcaattgagcacaacaagaggcagcagcaacatattcagcctcagcagtggataagtCCATTGAATTCTGATTTTTAGTAGCCCATGATATAAGACATTAACCAAGAAAATGATCCATACCTGAGGTtctcttcctatccacaaggaaacatgcatagtcagcatcagcatacccCACTAGATTAAAATTACTACTTTTAGGGTACCAAAGATAaagatcagtagtgcctttcaaatatctcaatATCCTCTTGACAGTGGTCAAGTGAGATTTCTTAGGATTTGCttgaaaacgagcacaaagccctacactgaaaactatgttcagtctgctagcagtaagatacaaaagtgaaccaatcatacccctatacaacttcagatcaacagatgaaccaggttcatctatgtctaatttagtatcTATTGCAATGGGTGTGTATATTTCTTTTGATTCgtccattttaaacttcttaatcaactcttttgcatatttctgctgatggatcatggttctatttgggttttgtttgatctgtaagcctaagaaaaggttaagctcacccatcatactcatttcaaactcactccccattaattttccaaaatccttacttagtttgtTAGTGGTTTCCCTAAAAGAAGATATATTTAGTGGTTGCCAAAATCCTTACTtatatgtcatcaacatatatttatACTACAAGAAGAtacttacctttttccctcaagaatagagtactatcaattttacctctcttgtagccatgttcaagcaggaatttggacaatcgttcgtaccatgctctaggagcctgcttgagtccatagagaccttgtctaatttgtacataTGTTCCGGACACCcattgctctcaaaccctggaggttgtttggcAAACACTTCatcttttaggtagccattcaggaaggcacttttgataTCAATCTGAtaaagagtgaattccatgtgggCTGCAAAgactatgaggagtcttattgtcTCCAGTCTTGCAACTAGAGCAAAGGCCTCATCATAATCAATGCCTTCCTCTTAGCTATAACCTTGGACTATcagtcttgccttgttccttgtaactgttccatattcatcaagcttgtttctgaagatccatttagtgccaattacttatctgtccttgggtcttagaactagatgccaaacttgacttctctcaaactgattgagctcatcttgcattgcatttacctaATTTGCATCCTGCAAAgtctcaacaacatttttaggttcaataagagataagaaagcatcaaaagcacacagattctttaattgtgatctggTTTTAACTCTAGATGTTGGAttagtaattatgttctcaatgggatgagaactttgatacttgtaaggtttcataACCAACTGGTTTTTGTTTGATGCTTCTCCCATGTTTTGTTGCTGATGAACAGGGTCATGGACAAGTTCCATTAGGGGATTAGTTTCAGTTCTTCatgttcagttccccctgtcatgttgccctggatggaagaacctatTCCATCatatgttccttcttttggtgcatcTTTAGCTTGAGCTATGACTTCACTCAATTCTTTTACCAGCCTAAtaacttcatcttcatgttcctgtctctcagaaagaatgttagtttcatcaaaaactacatgtacactttcttctacacacaaagttcttttgttGTATACTTTATAAGATTTgttatgtgaagaatatcccaagaatactccctcaacacttctgggatcaaacttacctagggagtcctttccattattgtgcacaaagcacttgcatccaaatgccttaaaatgggatatatttggttatctccctttaagtaactcatagggaatcttctctacaagaggtctagtcatgcatctattaatgATATAACATGCAATATTTATAGCCTCTGCtcagaagctatggggcagtttactagaaagaagcatagtcctagacATAtattcaagagtcctattctttctttcaactactccattttgttgaggggtcctAGAGGaagagaaattatgatctataccatgctcatcaaaaaattcagcaaacttagcattttcaattcagttccatgatcagacctaattgatgcaagttgattacctagttgtttctgagtttttctaacaaaggcagtaaatatgtcaaatgcttcatccttagatgttaaaaacagtacccaggtaaacctagagtaatcattgataataggctatatagaCGCTATTTACACTCTAAATCTACTatgctttattattgttttaaaggctaaatcataacaaaatactctaattggtgttcttttgcttcgTAGGGACTAATTCAAGTTAGGAAGAGACTAATTCAAGTTAGGAAGAGACTATGGAGTGTTTTTGAGTCGAGGAGGTGGATAAAAAGCcaatcaagaagaacccaagcGAAAATAAGCAAGGAAGAGGCGAAGGAGGACTGGGCTGGATGCCACCGTGACTGCAGTCGACCGCGGCTAGACCGCAGTAGGCAAAGAAAGTGAGGCAGAATGTTTGTGTTTCACTACGGTTGCATTGTGTTCTGCCGCGATCGCGGTTGACTGTGTAACTGCCCAGAAATTGTGGGAATAAAGTGTAAATCGGGGGAAACTTATCTTGACCCCttataaactcaacaaactcgcCCAAGTAAAGGTTAAGCTTATTTTTAGACTgatttggaggcaagaacaagtctgagaagagcaatcaaacattagagtttttcaatcttctctttgttATTTGAATTGTACATTATGAATACTTTTGTAGCTTTATCTTGCTttgctatgagtagctaattccttagtctagggttttgacgGAACCTATtcaggatgaacttcttgttatattaatatagtttgcccagtttaatctctatttgttcaactacattcttgttgtatttaattgataggatcctcaattagttgtgcctatttagtatgtattactcgggagagactGCATACTCAGGTAATTATTGAACATCactactcccaaagtatatgagggatcaataaccgagggtttaaaggcgagattagggataacgaagccttgggtgtgaTCTAAAGTGAGCTATAATCaaggccagctagcgtaactagggagagtgcgtctagtaaattgtcgtaattactcaggagagatttacggtaataagagtgctcatgatcgatagagattATTAGGCAAATCTATGTAaaacataaccggaagggattccatcaatgggggaaatcacaaccttacatccttctcttaattgtttacaacctaatcatagttagtctttaGTTACTTAATTGCAGTCAGTTATAGATAGTAGaaatatcctcaattgttattcaaaacaTTTGGAAAGTTGATTCCATAAAATTTAGAGagtctaacaagagtaattgataggttaattccttgtgggttcgactctgggctgaatactcagattatatttgcaatgtcCGCATGTCCGTCGCCCAGGTAAGttaaatttcatttgtttttatttatttacttttcttttctaattttccCCCCACCCATAATTTCATTAAAACACCCCCTCCCCCCACCCCAACACACTTTCCCCATCTTATCTCTCTAAGAACCCTAAgcctattttctttcttcttcttcttcacttctcttACACTCCCACCCATATCCCACTCTCTTTCCCCCAACCTCCATTCATCTCACTCTCTACTCGTCCTAGGTATGGCGAgtttctctctctcttctcttgtatttttattttagtatTTTGCAAGTTCAATGCCTTATTGTGTAGTATTTAGAGtagatttttttcttttgattctttttttttttttgctttttaatgGGTTATGTGCACAATGTTGTAGAGAAGTGTGTGCACAATGTTTTAGAGAAGTGTGTGCCTTTAATTGTAAAAACTATTTGTGGTAGGGTGGAATGGTGAAGTAAGAATAGTGATTTGGGGGAAGAATTGATGTTCCATGGGGCTAGGTATGTTAGGATAGAACTTTGCTCACAAGGTGTTTGTGAAATTGCCCCAGTGGAGTTGTAATGGCTAATGTGACCATGGTaatggtgaagtctgagtaaccacccaGGGTTCACACAACTCAAACCCTCACTGATAGGAGGCTCTGTGTTTGGAAGGTACAATGCATCAATCCAGGAAGAGACGTACCACAGGGTCCTCCACTAGTGGACCAGGCAGTTCGTCCAGAGCTAGGGGTCAAGCTCGTGCGGAACAGTTTAGTCGCACTAGGTTTGTCTCCAAACTAGCTAAGGATAGGTATAATGCCAAGGCATCCAAGAAATTGTTACCTGAAGTGCATATTGACCGGCAAGCCTTGCAAGTGGAATGCCCAAATATCTTTGCTGAGTTGAGGGGGTATAAGCTGGACATCTTCTTTAATGAACCAGAGGAGGCGAATGTACAGATAGTTAACGAATTCTATGTTAACTGCCCGGTGCATGAGAATGGGGTGGTCACAGTTCGAAACACCCGGGTAAATGTGTCCCTTGAGGCCATCCGCCGAGTGTACCGGCTACCAGTATTCACTGGGGATAGAGATACTTACATTGCTTATCATCGCGCAACTATTTGGTGGGCACCGATTCTTGAAGCAATATGTGTTCCTGATAGGGAGCATATATGGATAAGGCACCGGATCACATTGAACTCACGGTCTCTCAATTgggaggctaagtgttggctcacaATCATCAACAGTCGTTTGCTACCCTCTAGCAACACGATCGATGTCAATGGGCCACGAGCAGCAACTATCTACTATTGTATGACCCACCAGGGTTTTGATGTCGCCAAACTCCTCCATGATGAGATGTTCATTCGCTCCCTACAGGTACTCAAAGGATTTTGCTTCCCCTCTCTGGTTACCAAGTTGTGTCGTGCTGCACGAGTCCTTGAAAATCCCAGAATTGATGGGAAATTGCCACTAAAAGCCCCATTTTGGGCTAGCAAAATAACAGTAGGGAGAGAGTCGGTAGTGATggttgaggatgatgatgaagctGATGAGGATGCTGAGGATGCTGCTGCCCTACCACAGATGAGAGCTGATGAGGCGGGCCCATAATAGGCCCGCCGAAGTACCTGTATGACAACCCTGGAGCAATAAATGGCTGGTCTCCGCACTTCTGTCACTGAGCTGGGCACCAGAGTTGACAATTTGTCTACTCAACAGGTCAAGTCGGAGAAAAAGATCATGGGATAGCTTTGGGCACTAGGACGAGCGTGTCACCTCGATCCTAGCACCATCTCTGATCAGGATTGAGCATCAGGGAAGTCCTCTTACCTTACTATGCTTTATATTtgttgacatggggacatgccaaagttttaagtgtggggtgggggatggtTGTTGTTGTAAAAATTGTATAACTTTGTATggtgttgttttgtttgtttgtttggtaTTGTTGGTTTATATTAGTAAATTTTGACTTGGCCCGAAGACGGACACCTCTCGACAAGTCTCTTAAGGGATATAAGTCGAACAAAACAAACAGGACTATGGGGACTCTTCCTGATGATAGATCTTTTAGACagtttcttgagggaagtaagtctaaagaaaataccaaaaagattttttttgttttaggtagtgtagtaactcccccttggtttttctttgggccatggttcttttccaagggtttagatTGAactgggtgtagttagttttttgtttattttgtttgtagTTTTAGTTAGTATCGATGGGCTACGAGCTGAAGTAGAAATAGAAACCCTTGGCGTTGATACACCTGAACACAGTAGACACTAGAGTATAACGCTTAGTCTCAGTGGTTGGTtcttgctaaagtgccttaaattgtatgtttgtaactgacttgaacactcaaacgagagtgtcttgataagccaATCTAGAGTGAGTCATGTGCCGTGTGTGTCTGAGTTGTACTGTATTCTATGCtctacatttgatgcctagaacttgccccgtgtgtttgcaaagtgaaatagtagCTTTATttagtcttagaagtgatatagtcATTTCTTGTTTAAGCCAAATATATAAAGTAGACCCCTCTAAATGTAATACATcgtagtcaaccccgttgagcctataagcctatttctttggcaaccacattgcgaaccttacccaattgtttgaatggtccatctgtttgaacccctttacctcccatgagcacttgaatggtattgaaatatgcaaaagttaaagtgtggggtggtggagTGGAACCGATGAAATAGAGGAAAGGTGCAGTTTTTggaaaagtaaaagaataagtatcacttgaaaagaaaaaaaagagaatgagtaAATGTAGTAGTTGATAAGTTGTGACTTGATACAATTTCACCTAATGGAGTGGGATGTTATAAATAAAAATGCAGCGGAATGTctggttgacataagtatggtttGGAAGGTTAAtgtgattgtattaaaagtgcttagggaggttagtcactatatccaaatatatcctacccgtcccttagcctacattacaaccaagtgaagtcctaattgatcttagactggatgggctcgattagtagagtagtacactacaggCAAGCCTATGGTTCATCTTTGTGgtatgtgaatgttctttttgagagtAAGCAAATTTTGTCTatctgagttcctaattgttcttaatattattatttgtggaactactcttttgtgtgatgtgagggcatatgattcaCGAaagaaaggtaagtcttgacttcTGTATAGAGTAATTTGAGTAAGTACGAATATTGCGCAGCACGTGAGAGTCGACTTTTGAGGTAAagattgttcactactaggtgcaaCCTTCGTGAGTTATTCTTGGTGTGATACGTTAGGGGAAAAACTTAGTGAAGGAACCTTTATAGAGTGTGGTgcattgctcgaggactagcaatgatttaagtgtggggtgttgataataggcta encodes the following:
- the LOC138870465 gene encoding uncharacterized mitochondrial protein AtMg00810-like, whose amino-acid sequence is MIHQQKYAKELIKKFKMDESKEIYTPIAIDTKLDIDEPGSSVDLKLYRGMIGSLLYLTASRLNIVFSVGLCARFQANPKKSHLTTVKRILRYLKGTTDLYLWYPKSSNFNLVGYADADYACFLVDRKRTSGMDHFLG